The sequence GGACCGGCAACAGGAATCCGATGGGGTCATCGAGGGCCGCAATGCGGTGCTGGAGGCTCTGCGGGCGGGCACGCCGGTGGATAAAATCTATATTGCCAAGGGGGAGACCGACGCCTCCCTGGGCCACATTGCCTCCACGGCGCGGGGCAAGGGCATCGTGGTGGTGGAGGCCGACCGGCGCAAGCTGGACGCCATGAGCCTGACCCACGCCCACCAGGGGGTCATCGCCGTGGCGGCGGTACGGGCATACGCCACGGTGGAGGACATCCTGTCCATTGCCCGGGAAAAGGGGGAGCCTCCCCTGATCGTGGTGTGCGACGAGCTGTCCGACCCCCACAATCTGGGTGCGGTGATCCGCACGGCGGAGTGCGCCGGGGCCCACGGGGTCATCATCCCCAAGCGCCGCTCGGCGGGGCTGACGGCCGTGGTGGCCAAGACCTCGGCGGGGGCGGTGTCCCATGTGCCGGTGGCCCGGGTGGCTAACCTGCCCGCTCTGCTGAAGGAGTTGAAGGAGGCGGGCGTGTGGGTTTTCGGCACGGCGGCGGACGGGGACACCCGGCTGTACGACGCCGACCTGAAGGGCCCGGCGGCCATCGTCATCGGCTCGGAGGGGACGGGCATGGGCCGTCTGGTGGCCGAGACCTGCGACTTCAAAGTGAGTATCCCCATGAAGGGCAAGCTCAATTCCCTCAACGCCTCGGCGGCGGCGGCCATCCTGCTCTACGAGGCGGTGCGCCAGCGGCTGGAGCCGTAATATCTCATCAAGAAAGCAAGGAATTCAGGGATGTCAAACGACCGGGATGACAAGCTGAATAAGGACACTGAGGCGGCGGAATTCACGCTGGAGGAGATTTTGGTGGAATTCGGCTCCGGGCCGAAGCCCTCCGGCCCGGACCTGCCCTGGCCGGAGGCCAAGCGGCGGCCCCCTCCGCCGGAGAACGTGGTGCCCTTCCCGACCCCGGCGCCGGAGGCGCCCGGCGGGGAGGACCCGGACGGGCCGGAGGAGGACGCGGAAGAGGAGGAGGCCCTCCCGCCGCCGCCCCGGCCCAAGACGGGGCAGCCGCCCGTCTCGGACAAGGTGCTGGAATTCCCGGAGGATGACACGCCCCCTCTCCAGGCGGGCATCGAACATCTCAAGCGCAAGGCGGACGCATATGCCGAGCAGATGTTTGAGCAGGAGGGGGTGGAGGTCTCGGACGAGACCCTCCGGTTCGAACGGCTCATCCCCGGCGTGGACGAGGAGGAGCCCCCGGCGGGCCGGTTCTTCCGGGAGCGCAAGCCCCGCAGAGAGGCGGCCCCGCCCCCCGACCTGCCGCCGGCGGAGCTGGCGGGCCGGTACGGCAGGGGCCTGGGTCTGCTGCGGCTGCGCGCGGTGCTGGTGCTGCTGCTGTGCCTGCCCATGCTGTGGCTGACGCTGGCTCCGCTGCTGCCCTTTCCGCTGCCCGCCGCCCTGGCCGCCAGCGTCCCGCTCCAGGGGCTTTTGTCGGCCATCCTGCTGGCGGCCGCCATGCTGCTGGGCGCGGACGGGCTGATTCTGGGTCTGGCGCGGCTGTTCACTCTGCGGCCCGGGGCGGACACCCTGACCGCCTTCTCCTGCCTCTTCGCCCTGGCCGACGCCCTGACCATGGGGCGCCTGACCCCGGAGCGGCAGGGCCTCCCCTACTGCGTGGCGGCGGGGCTGTCCCTGTTCTTCACCCTGTGGGGGACCTACTCCAAGCGGCAGGGCCTGCGCATGGCCTGCCGCACGGCGGCGGCGGCCTCCGAGCCCTATCTGGTCACCCTGGACGAGAAGGCCTGGAACGGCCGCAGCGCCTACGCCAAGTGGTCGGGCTCTCCCATCGGCTTCGGCAGCCAGATCCAGGAGGACGACGGAGCCCAGCGCATCTTCCGGGTGGCCGCGCCGCTGCTGCTGCTGTCCTGCCTGCTGTTCTCCCTCATCGCTTCGGTGGGTCGGGGGGCCCCGGAGCGGCTGGTGTGGTGCCTGTCGGCCACCACCGCCTCGGCGGCCTGCCTGTCGGGCATGCTTTTGTTCGGCCGTCCCTTCCGGGTGCTGTCCCGGCGGCTGTCCTCCAGCGGCGCCGCTCTGGGCGGGTGGCCCGGCGTGGCCCGGCAGGGGAGCGCCATCCTCCTCACCGACGCCGACCTCTTCCCCCCCGGCTCCGTCTCCCTGAACGGCATCAAGATCTTTGGGGACTACCCGGTGGAAAAGGTGGTGGCGGTCACCGCCACCCTCATCCGGGACGCGGGCAGCGGCCTGGACAAAATCTTCCACGACCTGCTGCGCTCCCAGGGCGCCGTCTACCGCCGCACCACCGGCGGCATCGAGCGCCATGAGGGGGGCGGCCTTACCGCCGTCATCCGCAACGAGCAGATTGCTGTGGGCTCCGCCGCCTTCATGTCTCTGCTGGAGGTCTCCCTGCCCCAGGGCCTCAACGTGCGCAACGCCGTGTTCTGCGCCATCGACGGGGAGCTGGCAGGCATCTTCGCCCTGAACTACGTTCTCCATCCGGTGATCTCCCCGTCCCTCACCTCCCTTATCGGGGGCAAGGTGTCGCCGGTGCTGGCCACCCGTGACTTCAATCTCATCCCCGCCATGCTGCGGCAGAAGTTTAAGCTGCCGGTGGAGAAGATGGACTTTCCCACGGTGGAGCGGCGGGGGGAGCTGTCCGACCCGGACGCCCCCCACGATCCGGTCATCACCGCCGTGCTGTGCCGGGAGGGCCTGGCCCCCTTTGCCGAGGCGGTGGTGGGCGCCCGCCGGCTGCGGTGGGCGGTGACCGCCGCAGCCCTGCTGGCAGTGCTGGGCTCGGTGATCGGGGTGCTGCTGGCCTTTTATCTCACAGCCCAGGGGGCGTGGGACTCTCTGACCGCCGCCAACCTGACCTTTTTCCTGACCGCCTGGCTGGTGCCCACCTATCTGATCTCCGGCTGGGTCAACCGCTATTGACCACAAAAGGCCGCCGCGTCTGCGATGCAGACGCGGCGGCTTTTTGCGGGGGAGGCGGCGGGTCACACCGGCGGCCCCCCGCCCGTGGACCTGGCGCTCCACCAGATGGTCAGGCCCGCCCGGGGGGCCGCCAGAACGGCGCAGCCGCCGGTCAGGGTGCCGGTGGTCCCGTCGGCCAGGACCAGGCTGACGGGAGCGGCGGCGCGGCAGATCTCCAGGTACTGGATTCCGGCGCCGCTGAGGGCGATGGTCCGGGTGGCGGCATCAAAGCTCCAGCCCTCGCCGTCGGCTGACCGGTCCATCCTCACGACAAAGCGGCCCTCCGTCTGGGTGCTGATGGTAAAATACGGCCCGGGGACGGGCTCGTCGCCGGCCAGGGCGGGGGCGGCCAGCCCCGCGCACAGGGCCAGTACCAGGAACAGGGGCGCCAATCTCTGTTTCATCTATACTTCCTCCTCTGTGTCCGCACCGGACGGCCGGGGGACAGACTCCCCCGGCATCTCGGCGGGAAACAAAAATGCCGTGCAGGGGATTCCCTACACGGCATCCGAGGACAAAGTCTCTCAAATGCACACAGGGCACGCCAAATACACGTTATTTCCCGCCTTGTAAAAGGGTTGGGAATACCGTATAATGAAGCGTGCGGCGCGGCCCAAGGGCCGTTGTGTAGGTGGTGGTGCACCTGCGCAGGCTCCGGGGTGCTGCAACACTCCGGAGCTGCCGCATTTTTGTTTTCCAGTTTTTATTATACCGTTTCTTCCGTGGATTGCAAGAGCCAATCGGTCCAGCGCCCTGTCCCCGGCAGCCTGTTCATCTGGTCCCGCTGGTCGTCCCCCTCCGGGCGCTGCCGCCTTGTTCTCTCTCATCTCATCCCGCTCCTCCTCCCCGGGGGCATCTGGGCCCGTCCCCCCGCCGCAGCCCGGAGAGCATCCGGCGCTGGAAGGCGGCCAGCAGGTCCAGCTCCTCCCGAGAAAAGCCCTCGAACATCTGCCGGTCCACCCGCCGGATGGCCGGAGACGCGTCCCTCCACACGGCGGAGCAGCCCCCTTCCTCCCGGGCCAGCTCCCGCTCAATGGCCCGCCGCCGGGCCCGGGCCAGGGCGTCGAATAAAATACCGGGCATCTCGCTGTTGGGGTCCATGCCGTACCTCCTGTCCCATTTCTTTCCGCCGATCGGCTGATGGGGAAAAGATCAAGAAACCTTTTAGTTTCTTAGAACGAATGTTTGACTTTCCGGCGGTTGTATGATAGGATAGCGTTAGAGTATATGTATACGAGCGCGCAGAAGGCTTTATGTTCCGCCTGAGATGCAGAGGAGGGTCTGCCATGAAGAAGCTCACCGACAAGCAGCAGCAGATTTACGACTATATCGTCGCCTTCCAGAAGGACCATGGCTATCCCCCTTCGGTGCGGGAGATTGGGGAGGCGGTGGGGCTGAAATCCCCCTCCACGGTGCATTTTCATCTGAAGGGGCTGGAGTCCGCCGGACTCATCACCAAGGCGGAGGGGAAGACCCGGGCCATCACGGTCAGCGGCGGCCCCGGCGCGCCGGAGGTGGAGGCCCCGGCGGATAAGATCCCGGTGGTGGGCAGCGTGGCGGCCGGCGCGCCCATACTGGCGGAGCAGCATATCGAGGACTATCTCACCTTTGACACCGGCGGCCTGTCCGGGGAGCACTTCGCCCTGAAAGTCCGGGGGGAGTCCATGCTGGACGCGGGCATTTTGCCCGGGGACTTTGTCATCGTCCACCAGCAGCAGACCGTCCGCAACGGGGACATCGTGGTGGCTCTGTTCGAGGACGAGGCCACGGTCAAGACCTTTCGCCGCCGGGACGGCCATGTGTGGCTGCTGCCGGAGAACCCGGAGTACCAGCCCATCGACGGCCAGGGCGCTCAGATTCTGGGCAAGGTGGTGGCGGTGGTCCGCCGGTACGACTGATGGTCCCCCGCATCGACCATATCGAGCTCACGGTGGCCGACCTGGACCGGGCAGAGCCGTTCTACGACGAACTTTTGCCCCTGCTGGGCTTTGATCTAGACCGCAAAAACTGGGATAACATCCCGAAACACGAATTCCGCTGTGTGGACTATGGCAGCCCGGCCTTTGACCTGACTCTCATCTGCCCCCGCCCCGCCCTGGCGGGGGAGGCCGTCTGCCGCCGGAAGCCCGTTTCCCTCCACCACCTGGCCTTCGGTGTGGATCGCCGTGAGGAGGTGGACCGGCTCTATGGCCAGGTCCGGGCCATCCCCGGCGCGGCGATCCGCCTTCCGCCCCGGTTTTATCCGGAGTATACTCCGGACGACTACGCCTTCTTTTTCTACGATACCGAGGGCATCGAGCTGGAGATCGTGCATTTTGACCGTCCCGCTTGTTTTCGGAGGTGAGCCCCATGGATTTGATCCTGTTTGACAGCCCGGCGGGTCGTCTGGCCCTGCTGGGGGAGGGGGCGTGCGTCACCGGCCTGGCCCTGCCCAACGCCCCGGTACCCCGAATCGCCGAGCATGAGACCCCGGTGCTGGCCGAGGCCCGCCGTCAGGTCCTGGAATACCTGGCCGGGGCGCGTCGGAGCTTCGACCTGCCGCTGGACCCCCGGGGCACCTCTTTTCAGCGGAGGGTCTGGGCGGCCCTGACGGCTATTCCCTGGGGCGAGACGCGCACCTATGCCCAGATCGCCGCGGCAGTGGGCTCGCCCAGGGCGGTGCGGGCGGTGGGGCAGGCCAATCACCGCAATCCCATCCCCATCCTGATCCCCTGCCACCGGGTGGTGGGGGCGGACGGCACCCTCACCGGCTACGGCGGGGGTCTGGAGCTGAAACGAAGGCTGTTGGAACTGGAGGGGGCCTGGACTTAGGCCCCGGCGGAAAGGAACGTGTGCACATGTTGGACAAGTGGCTGGCGGCGGGACGGCTCGCCATCAAGGACATGGATCTGGAGGACGTGGCGGCGCTGAAGCTGTGCCTGATGGCGCTGGGCATTCTGATCGGGCTGGGCATCCCACTGAAAAAGCGGAGTGCGGCGGCGGTGCTGTCCTCCATCCTCTTCGTGGGCACCTACATCCCCCTGATGGTCCGCTTCTTCGGTGCCCTCACCCGGACGAGGGAGGACTGATTTTCCACACCTTGAGAAGGGCCGGTGTAAAACCGGCCCTTTTTTCGTCCCGAGACCGGATTCCAGGCCCTTTCCCGCCTGCCGGGAGTGAATTCCCGGACCATGGGGTGGCCTTTTTCCGCCCCGCCATGCTACAATATCCACACCCAAGGGAAAAGGAGTCGATTCTATGGAACCGGATTTCAGTGAACGGCTGAAAAACTACCGCCGGGCCAAGGCCATGACCCAGCAGGACCTGGCGGACCAGTTGGGGGTCAGCAACAAGACGGTCTCCCGCTGGGAGTCGGGGGGCGGCTATCCCGACGTGCCGCTGCTGGTCCCCCTGGCCCGGGCGCTGGGGGTGACGGTGGATGACCTGCTGGACGGGGAAAAGCCCATCCGGACCCTCACCCGGGCGGACGGGCAGAGCTTGCTGTCCTTTGCGTTTGCCCTGGGAGGCGGGGTGCTCTTCTTCCTGCTGGACCTGTTTATGCCCACCCTGCTGTGCTACCTGGCCTACCTGGGGTGCATGGCCTACGGGGTCTATCTTCAGCGGTACTACTGCTACCAGAACCGCTGGTTCCGCATCGGCAACGCCGCCATGGACCTGTCGGTCAACCTGACGGTAGTCCTTCGGCTGGGAACGGGCCTGGCCGCCCTGCCCGCCGCCATGACCATCGCCAACGTCCAGGAATGGCGTGTGCGGCTGCTGTTTTGGTGGAAAGACCACCTGCCCCTGCTCCTCCTGCTGGGCGTGCTTCTGGCCCTGGCTCTCACCGCCCTCACCCTCTGGCTGGTGGAGCGCTGCGGCTTTGGGCGGAGACCGGTGCTGCTCCGGCCGGGGCTCCGCCGACCCGCTGTCCGGGAGCTGCTGCCCGCCCTCTCCCTGCTGCTGCTGACGGCCTTCTGGCTGCTCTTCCGCCTGGACGCCCTGCCTCTGGAGGCGTACCTCCGGCAGAGCCTGCTCTACGGCGGCCTGGCTGGGATGCTGATTCTGCTCTGCCTGCTGCTCGCCCTGAAAAAGGGCCGCCGCCGGGGCCTGGCCCCTACGGCCCTGCTGCTGCTGGGCGCTGATCTGCTGCCCGGTCTGGGGGAGGAGTGGGCCTACCTGCCCCGCAGCAAGGAATTTATCCTGGCTAAGCCCACCCTGTCCGATCTGTACCCCCGGTTTTACCGCCCGGAGCCGGAGCAGGTGGCGGCGGGTCTGGTGCTGGCTCTGCTCTGCCTGCTGCTGGTGGTGTTGACCTTCCGGCCAAAAGCGGCGGACGAGGAGCAGGAAATGGCTCCCGAAGCCTGAAAAATCCCCCCGGCGGCACCTGCCGCCGGGGGGATTTGGATGTTACGTCCTTAATAGAACCAGGGGGAGAAGCCGCCGAAGGGCCAGTAGTAGCTGCCGGAATTGTTCTGCTGCTGTTGTTTCTGTTGCTGTTCCTGCTGCTCCAACTGCTTTTGCTGGGCGGCCTGCCGCTCGGGGGTATCCTCGTCAAAGGTGAGGGTGAGGGTGAGCTTCTCGCCGCTGCGGTCCACCGTCAGGGTGATGGTGTCGCCCGCCTTGTAATCCTTCTTGGCCTCCACCAGCTCGGCGGAGGATAGGACGGTCTGGCCGTCGATGGCGGTGATGATGTCGTTCTCCTTCAGCCCAGCCTTGGCGGCGCAGGAGGAGGAATCCACGCTCTTGACCAGGGCTCCCTGGCTCAGACCGTACTGGGAGGCCACGGACTCGGGCACGGTGGTGACGGTGATGCCCATGTAGGGCTTTCCGGTGACATAGCCGTTGGCGATGATGTCCTCCACCATGCCCTTGATGTCATTGATGGGGATGGCGAAGCCCAGGCCCTCGATGGTGGCCCCCGAGCCGGCGGTAGCGCTGTTGGACAGCTTGGCGCTGGTGATGCCGATGACCTGACCGTACATGTCAAACAGGGGCCCGCCGGAGTTGCCGTTGTTGATGGCGGTATCGGTCTGGAGCATATTCATCACGGTGCCGTCGGACATGGTGATGGAGCGGTCCTTGGCGGAGATAATGCCCTGGGTCATGGAGTAGGTCAGCTCGCCCAGGGGGTTGCCGATGGCCACCACCTGCTCGCCCACCTGGACGTTGTCGGAGTTGCCCAGCACCACGGGGGAGAGGCCGGAGGCGTTGATCTTGAGCACGGCGATGTCGTTTTCCGATTCGCCACCCACCAGCGTGGCGTCATAGTTGGTGCCGTCCATAAAGGCCACCTTGATGGAGGATGCGCCTTTGATGACGTGGTAGTTGGTGAGGATGTAGCCGTTGTCGGAGATGACGAAGCCGGAGCCGGCCGCCGCCTGGGACACGGGCTGGCCGAAGTAGTTGGTGGTGACGATTTCGGTGGTGATGCCCACGGTGGAGCCCACATAGGCCTGATAGATCTGGGAGGCGGTCAGAGGGTCCTTGGTGGTGACGTTGGATACATTGACCACAGTGGGGGTCCGCTCTCCCTCCACCAGGGTGGTGGAACCGCCGCCGCTGCCGTTTCCGGAGAAGGCGGCCACGCCGGCCCCTCCGGCCACGCCGCCCACCAGGGCGCAGACCAGGCACAGGGCCACGATCTTCCCGCCGAAGGACTTTTTCTTTTTGGGCTCCTTGTGCCCGGGCTCCTCCACCACATGGCCGGTCGTTTCGATGGGCTGCTCCCACGGCTCGTGGGGGCTGTTATAATCATTGCGATAGTACATAACGCTCGCTCCTTCCTGTGCTTTAGCATTTCTCTGATCGTGGTAAAGGATACTCAAAAAATATGTCCATTGCGTGAAGAAACCTCCGATGTTTTTTGAACGAAGTAAGAATCTTTTTTGAACCGGGCTACCGCTCCGGCCGTCTGGGGACGGGCCGGTTGCGCAGGAAGCGGGCGGTATCGTCCACCGCCAGGCGCAGGTCATCCGTCAGCCCGTCGAACAGCCCGGTTTTGCACACATTGATGACCACCATGCACAGCACCGGACCCAAAATCATGCCCAGCACCCCGGCCACCTGCATGCCCACATAGATGCTCACCAGAGACAGGATGGGGGACAATCCGGTCTGGCTGCCCACGGCCTTGGGCTCGGCCACCCGGCGGAACACGCAGATGATGCCCCAGATGACCATCAGCTCCACGGCGTGGCCGAACTGGCCCAGGAACAGGTCGATCACCGCCCAGGGCACCATGACGGTGCCGGCCCCGATGATGGGGATGAAGTCCAGCACCGCCAGCAGCAGGGCCAGCAATACGGCGTAGCTCTGGCCCGTGAGGACGAATCCGGCCAGCAGGATGAGCAGCACCCCCAGCGAGAGGATGATCTGGGCCCGGACATAGCCGCCGAAAGCCCCTACCGCCGCGTGCTTGACGTGGCCCAGGAAGCGGCGGAACGCGGGGGAGAGGTGGTCGGTGACCAGAAAGCGCAGATGGGGATAGTCGGCGGTGATGAAATAGGTCCCCATGATAAAGACCACCAGCGCCACGACGAAGGAGGGGATGCTCATGGCGAAATTGCCGGCCCGTTCGGCAGCGTTGGTGAAGAAGTTGGGCAGGGCGGTTTGAAGCCATTGGGTCAGGCTGTCCAGGGCGCTGTTGACGGTCTGCTCCACCTCCTGGGGCAGGTGGGCCAGCAGGGAGTCGAGGAAGCCGCCGGTGGCCTCGATGGCGGCCTGGACCCCCGCCCAGATATCCTGCCAGTTGGTCACCAGAGAGCGGATCTCGGCAAATACGCTGTAGCCGAAGGCGGCCAAAACGCCCCCTACGCCGCCGAAGACCAGCAGAATGAGCAGCAGGGAGAGGATACCCCGGCTCAGGCCCAGGGCCTTTTGAAGGGTGCGCACCAGGGGGTTGAGCAGCCAGGCCAGCAGCAGGGCCAGGACAAAGGGCATGAAGAGAGAGAGTAGGGGGGGCGCTAGATACCGCAGGCCCAGCACCACCGCCGCGATGAGCAGAAATCGGATGCCCAACCGCAGCCATAACCGGCCCCGTTCCCGCCAGGAGAGTTCCGTTTGTGCCTGTTCCATTGTGATCGTCCACCCTTTCGTGTGAAGAATTATTATATCAGAACCATATGGCGAATCATCAAGAATCTGTGAATTTCACATCCTGGGCGGTAAAATTTATGCAAAAAAGAGGCGCGGCCCCGGGGCCGCGCCTCAGCGTGTCAAAAAAGCCGTTTGACTGCTTACTTCTCGTAGGCAAAATGCTTGCGCCAATAATACTGCATGGTGTTGTAGTCGTCCACCAGGGCCTGTCCCTCGGGGGTGAGGCTGCCGGTGAGGACGCCCTGCTCCACATACAGGCCGGTGGGGGTGTTGTGGACGGGCACCCGGTCCATCACCTGCTGGGTGGCCTGCACAAAGGCGGGCCCCTCCCAGCCGCACAGCCGGAACACCTGGTTCATCAGGAAGTAGGGGCCCAGATCCGGGCCCTCTCCCGTGAAGTTATTTCCCAGGACATCCTTGGCCGCGTCGTTGGCCCAGATGAGGTAGCGGGTGGCGTAATAGTGGTAGAACCCCTCCTCGGTGGAGAAGTCCAGGTTGATGCCCAGGGTCTCGTACACCGAGTTGCCGTCCCCCAGCCAGGGCTTGTGGTCCCCGAACAGGACGATGACCACCGGCTCCTCGGCCTGGCGGTAGTAGTCGAAAAACTCCGTCAGGTGCTGGTTGGTGTCGTAGATGGAGCCGAAATAGTTGTTGAGGATGTTCCGCTCGGCGTCGGTGTAGTCCCCGCCGGTGACGTAATCGTCCCCCCACCAGGTCACGTCGGCGTCGTAGGGGCCGTGGCCCTGGTAGGTCAGGTTATAGGCGAACAGGGGCTTGCCGGTGCTCCGGTTCTCCTCCCACATGCCGATGAGTTCGGGGAAGAGCACCTTGTCGTAGCCCACGTCCCCGCCGGTGAGGGGTGCGAAGTGGTTCTCCACGAACCAGTAGTCCTCATAGCCCAGGTTGCGGTTGATGTTTTCCCGGTTGTAGAACCAGGAGAAGCAGGGGTGGGCTCCCAGCACGGAGTAGCCCTGGGAGCGGAAGTACCAGGGGTAGGAGTTGGTGGGGGAGCGGAAGGAACCCAGCCGGGAGAAGCCGGTGAGGTAACACCGCTCGGTGTCCACCGTGCCGCCGGCAAAGATGTTGGTGATGAGATTTCCGGTGTAGCTCTCGGCCTCCAGGGCGTGGTAGTCGGCGTAGACCCGGTCGCTGAGGCCGGGGATGTCAAAGCCGGACAGGTCGCTGTAGGCCTCCAGCATGATGGTGATGAGGGATACCTTTTGGTCCTCCGGGATGTCGGCGTCCTGGTAGGCGTTCAGCATAGCCTCGGCCCGCTTGGCATCATAGCCCTCCGGCGGCGCGTCGGAGGCCGACTTGACGCTGTAGAGAAAGGGGTAGACGAAGCCCTTGGAGACGTAGACCTGGGTAGCCGACCAGCGGTTGATGAGGTCGTTGTTGGCGGTGCGGTCCTGGTAGACGCTGTCGCTGAGGATGGCCTCCTGGAGGGGCAGGGCCGCCAGAATGACGGCGGAGATACCCAGAAAACGATAGCGGGTCTGTCCCTTCAGCCTGCCCCGGACGCAGAAGTGGAAAAACACTCCGCCCAGCAGCAGCAGGGCCAGGGCCAGGGCCATGGTGCGGGAGAGGAAGAGCTGGTATTTCCCCGCCATGTTGCCCGCCTCCTTGAGCAGGAGCAGGTCCTCGAAGAGCAGGGGGTCGTTGCGAAACTGGAGCTTAAACCAGTTGCCCATGGTAAAGCCGGCGGTGAGCCCGGCGGTGAGGCCGTAGGCCAGGCCGGGCCGCCCGGTGAGGAAGTAGAGCCCCAGGGCCAGCAGCAGCACGGGGGCCAGGTTCAGCAGGGCAATGAGTGGGTTTTTGAAGTAGCTTCCAAACAGCTCGGCCTGCTTGAACACCGCGGCAAAGTACAGGCTCAGCGTCCCCACGCAGAGGCTGGCGGCCGCCACCCAGAACAGGTTCCACAGCCAGAAGCCGGCCCGCCTGCCCGGGGACCAGCCGGGGTCGGTATGGGTTTGGAAAAGAAAAACGTGTTTCATAGCACTCTCCAGAATAGGGAAAGAGCGGGCGGCCGAAGGGCCGCCCGCAGGAAGTACGGGCTTAAAATGCGATCTTTTGGGCGATATATGCCTTCAGCTCGCCAATGGGCATGCGGACCTGTTCCATCGTGTCCCGGTCCCGGACAGTGACGCAGCCGTCGGCGGGGGTCTTGTCGTCGCCCACGGTCTGGAAGTCCACGGTGACGCACAGGGGGGTGCCGATCTCGTCCTGGCGGCGGTAGCGCTTACCGATGGAGCCGGCATCGTCGTAGTCCACCATGAAGTCTCTGGCCAGCAGGTCCCGGATCTCCAGAGCCTTGTCCCCCAGCTTCTTGCTCAGGGGGAGGACGGCGCACTTGAAGGGGGCCAGGGCGGGGTGGAAGCGCATGACGGTGCGCACGTCGTTCTTCTCGGCGTCCACCACCTCCTCGTCATAGGCCTCCACCAGGAAGGCCAGGGTGACCCGGTCGGCGCCCAGGGAGGGCTCGATAACGTAGGGGATATAGTGCTCGTTCTTCTCCTGGTCGAAGTAGGTCAGATCCTTGCCGGAGTGCTCCTGGTGCTGCTTGAGGTCGTAGTCGGTGCGGTCGGCCACGCCCCACAGCTCGCCCCAGCCGAAGGGGAACAGGAACTCGAAGTCGGTGGTTGCCTTGGAGTAGAAGGCCAGCTCCTCGGGCTCGTGATCCCGCAGGCGCAGGTTCTCGTCCTGGATGTGCAGGCTCAGCAGCCACTGGTGGCAGTATTCCCGCCAGAACCGGAACCATTCCAGGTCGGTGCCGGGCTGGCAGAAGAACTCCAGCTCCATCTGCTCGAACTCCCGGATGCGGAAGATAAAGTTGCCCGGGGTGATCTCGTTGCGGAAGGACTTGCCCACCTGGCACACGCCGAAGGGCAGCTTTTTGCGGGTGGTGCGCTGGATGGCGGGGAAGTTGACAAAAATGCCCTGGGCGGTCTCGGGCCGGAGGTAGACCTCGGTGGAGGAGTCCTCAGTGACGCCCTGGTGGGTCTTGAACATCAGGTTGAACTTGCGGATGTCGGTGAAATCGGACTTGCCGCAGCCGGGGCAGGTGACGCCGTTGTCCCGGATAAAGGCCACCAGCTCGTCCTGGGTCATGGCCTCCACGTTCACGTCGGTGCGGTTTTGCTCGGCGCACCAGTTTTCGATGAGCTTGTCGGCCCGGTGGCGCATTTTGCAGGCCTTGCAGTCGATGAGGGGGTCGTTAAAGGTGGACACGTGGCCGGAGGCCACCCACACCTCGGGGTTCATGAGGATGGCGGCGTCCAGGCCCACGTTGTAAGGGGACTCCTGAACGAACTTTTTCCACCAGGCCCG is a genomic window of Intestinimonas massiliensis (ex Afouda et al. 2020) containing:
- a CDS encoding LTA synthase family protein, with protein sequence MKHVFLFQTHTDPGWSPGRRAGFWLWNLFWVAAASLCVGTLSLYFAAVFKQAELFGSYFKNPLIALLNLAPVLLLALGLYFLTGRPGLAYGLTAGLTAGFTMGNWFKLQFRNDPLLFEDLLLLKEAGNMAGKYQLFLSRTMALALALLLLGGVFFHFCVRGRLKGQTRYRFLGISAVILAALPLQEAILSDSVYQDRTANNDLINRWSATQVYVSKGFVYPFLYSVKSASDAPPEGYDAKRAEAMLNAYQDADIPEDQKVSLITIMLEAYSDLSGFDIPGLSDRVYADYHALEAESYTGNLITNIFAGGTVDTERCYLTGFSRLGSFRSPTNSYPWYFRSQGYSVLGAHPCFSWFYNRENINRNLGYEDYWFVENHFAPLTGGDVGYDKVLFPELIGMWEENRSTGKPLFAYNLTYQGHGPYDADVTWWGDDYVTGGDYTDAERNILNNYFGSIYDTNQHLTEFFDYYRQAEEPVVIVLFGDHKPWLGDGNSVYETLGINLDFSTEEGFYHYYATRYLIWANDAAKDVLGNNFTGEGPDLGPYFLMNQVFRLCGWEGPAFVQATQQVMDRVPVHNTPTGLYVEQGVLTGSLTPEGQALVDDYNTMQYYWRKHFAYEK
- a CDS encoding glycine--tRNA ligase, which gives rise to MKNTEKTMEKLVALCKGRGFVYPGSEIYGGLANSWDYGPLGVELKNNVKRAWWKKFVQESPYNVGLDAAILMNPEVWVASGHVSTFNDPLIDCKACKMRHRADKLIENWCAEQNRTDVNVEAMTQDELVAFIRDNGVTCPGCGKSDFTDIRKFNLMFKTHQGVTEDSSTEVYLRPETAQGIFVNFPAIQRTTRKKLPFGVCQVGKSFRNEITPGNFIFRIREFEQMELEFFCQPGTDLEWFRFWREYCHQWLLSLHIQDENLRLRDHEPEELAFYSKATTDFEFLFPFGWGELWGVADRTDYDLKQHQEHSGKDLTYFDQEKNEHYIPYVIEPSLGADRVTLAFLVEAYDEEVVDAEKNDVRTVMRFHPALAPFKCAVLPLSKKLGDKALEIRDLLARDFMVDYDDAGSIGKRYRRQDEIGTPLCVTVDFQTVGDDKTPADGCVTVRDRDTMEQVRMPIGELKAYIAQKIAF